From a single Nocardioides panacis genomic region:
- a CDS encoding dihydrofolate reductase family protein has product MALTQYCTATTLDGFLADADNSLDWLFAVEREDEGSGFAEFLAGVGAMAMGATTYQWVLDHEHLLENPQRWQEFYADRPSWVFSHRELTPIPGADLRFVQGDVAVVHPDLVAAAGDRNVWLVGGGDLVGQFHDAGLLDQVIVSVAPVTLGSGAPLLPRRIEGLRLVDVARNGQMVDLTYDVPRS; this is encoded by the coding sequence ATGGCGCTCACCCAGTACTGCACCGCCACGACGCTCGACGGCTTCCTCGCCGACGCGGACAACTCCCTGGACTGGCTGTTCGCCGTCGAGCGCGAGGACGAGGGCAGCGGGTTCGCGGAGTTCCTGGCCGGCGTCGGTGCGATGGCGATGGGCGCGACGACGTACCAGTGGGTGCTCGACCACGAGCACCTGCTGGAGAACCCCCAACGCTGGCAGGAGTTCTACGCCGACCGGCCGTCCTGGGTGTTCAGCCACCGGGAGCTCACGCCGATCCCCGGGGCCGACCTGCGGTTCGTGCAGGGCGACGTCGCGGTCGTGCACCCGGACCTGGTCGCGGCGGCCGGGGACCGCAACGTGTGGCTGGTCGGCGGCGGCGACCTGGTGGGCCAGTTCCACGACGCCGGGCTGCTCGACCAGGTCATCGTCAGCGTCGCGCCGGTGACGCTGGGGTCCGGCGCCCCGCTGCTGCCGCGCCGCATCGAGGGGCTCCGGCTCGTCGACGTCGCCCGCAACGGCCAGATGGTCGACCTGACCTACGACGTGCCGCGGTCCTAG